A stretch of the Cottoperca gobio chromosome 2, fCotGob3.1, whole genome shotgun sequence genome encodes the following:
- the gbx2 gene encoding homeobox protein GBX-2 has protein sequence MSAAFSPSFMVMQRPLGSTSAFSIDSLIGGPPQPSPGHFVYTGYPMFMPYRSVVLQPPPPPPPSLQQALPAGHHGHPQIPSLQSGFCSSLAQGLTQGMALTSTLMASLPGGFSPSQQHQEAARKFSSQALHAVFDKTQELRLDAEDGKSFLQGKESALQAFHDTDTAVQTSTGRAHSKEDKEDECGRKDESFSMDSDLDYSSDDNLTSMCHKEDGDGGGGLDDGPHIHGSSGSGSGGGSGGGGGSGKNRRRRTAFTSEQLLELEKEFHCKKYLSLTERSQIAHALKLSEVQVKIWFQNRRAKWKRVKAGNVNNKSGEPSRNPKIVVPIPVHVSRFAIRSQHQQMEQARP, from the exons ATGAGCGCAGCGTTTAGTCCGTCCTTCATGGTGATGCAGCGGCCACTCGGAAGCACATCTGCCTTCAGCATTGACTCTCTGATCGGGGGGCCCCCGCAGCCCAGCCCGGGACACTTTGTCTACACTGGCTACCCGATGTTCATGCCGTACCGGTCGGTGGTGCTCCAGCCGCCGCCTCCGCCGCCCCCGAGCCTGCAGCAGGCTCTCCCCGCCGGCCACCACGGGCACCCGCAGATCCCCAGCCTGCAGAGCGGCTTCTGCTCCAGCCTGGCACAGGGCCTGACGCAGGGCATGGCGCTCACCTCCACGCTCATGGCGTCGCTGCCCGGCGGCTTCTCTCCGTCCCAGCAGCACCAGGAGGCGGCCAGGAAGTTCAGCTCGCAGGCGCTGCACGCGGTCTTCGACAAAACTCAGGAGCTGCGGCTGGACGCGGAGGACGGCAAGAGTTTCCTGCAGGGGAAAGAGTCTGCGCTGCAGGCTTTCCACGACACAGACACGGCGGTGCAAACATCCACAG GCAGAGCGCACAGTAAAGAAGACAAGGAGGACGAGTGCGGCCGGAAGGATGAGAGCTTCTCCATGGACAGTGACCTGGACTACAGCTCCGACGACAACCTCACCTCCATGTGCCACAAGGAGGACGGGGACGGCGGCGGAGGGCTGGATGACGGCCCGCACATACACGGCTCCTCCGGCTCCGGGAGCGGCGGAGGCTCCGGGGGTGGCGGAGGTAGCGGGAAGAACCGGCGGCGGAGGACAGCGTTCACCAGCgagcagctgctggagctggagaaggagttCCACTGCAAGAAGTACCTGTCGTTAACCGAGCGCTCCCAGATCGCGCATGCGCTGAAGCTGAGCGAGGTGCAGGTGAAGATCTGGTTCCAGAACCGGCGCGCCAAGTGGAAACGGGTCAAAGCCGGGAACGTCAACAACAAGTCCGGGGAGCCGTCCCGGAACCCCAAAATAGTCGTCCCCATCCCGGTGCACGTGAGCCGCTTCGCAATAAGGAGTCAGCACCAGCAGATGGAGCAGGCCAGACCGTAG